From the genome of Malus sylvestris chromosome 6, drMalSylv7.2, whole genome shotgun sequence, one region includes:
- the LOC126626481 gene encoding protein SPIRAL1-like 5 produces the protein MSRGGSYGGGQSSLGYLFGSDDQKQSPPSTAKPVIPPYGIDRFDSSSEFKPPNTPTNSSEKQKNSNNYHRAEGQNSGNFLTDRPTTKVKSAPGGDSSLGYLFGAK, from the exons ATGAGTAGAGGTGGGAGCTATGGTGGGGGGCAAAGCTCATTGGGGTACTTGTTTGGCTCAGATGATCAGAAGCAAAGTCCACCTTCAACAGCTAAGCCAGTAATACCCCCATATGGCATCGATAGATTTGATTCCAGCAGTGAATTTAAGCCTCCAAATACTCCTACTAACTcttcagaaaaacaaaaaaattccaaCAACTATCACAGAGCTGAAGGCCAAAATTCTGGGAACTTCTTAACT GATCGTCCGACAACAAAAGTTAAATCAGCTCCTGGTGGAGATTCATCACTTGGGTACTTGTTTGGAGCTAAGTGA